In Candidatus Promineifilum breve, one genomic interval encodes:
- a CDS encoding TrmH family RNA methyltransferase has protein sequence MAEDQWLTGAVSVEAALRGGVRDVRAVYVDRARYDQAAARVERLAAGQGVPLERAPGETLDSHAAGQAHGGIIALVGPRRMAQLDELLGAPQAVNVLLDGVEDPFNFGQAVRSLYAAGIDGLIVRPRNWLSAAATVSRASAGATEFMPTAAAETADALAAARARAIPIVIAAEDGQPMYEVDLAGPLLLLVGGEKRGVARALRQSADALVSIPYGRDVDYALGTAGAAAVLAFEVLRQRRARG, from the coding sequence ATGGCTGAGGATCAATGGCTGACGGGGGCGGTGTCGGTGGAGGCTGCCCTGCGGGGCGGCGTGCGCGACGTGCGCGCCGTCTACGTCGATCGCGCCCGCTATGATCAGGCCGCGGCCCGCGTCGAGCGATTGGCCGCTGGGCAAGGCGTGCCGCTGGAGCGCGCGCCGGGCGAGACGCTCGACAGCCACGCGGCGGGGCAGGCCCACGGCGGCATCATTGCTCTGGTGGGGCCGCGCCGTATGGCCCAACTCGATGAACTGCTCGGCGCGCCCCAGGCCGTCAACGTGCTGCTCGACGGCGTGGAAGACCCGTTTAACTTCGGTCAGGCGGTGCGCTCGCTCTACGCGGCCGGCATCGACGGACTGATCGTCCGGCCGCGCAACTGGCTGTCGGCGGCGGCCACGGTCAGCCGCGCCTCCGCCGGGGCGACCGAATTCATGCCCACCGCCGCGGCCGAGACGGCCGACGCCCTGGCCGCCGCCCGCGCCCGCGCCATCCCCATCGTTATCGCCGCCGAGGATGGGCAGCCGATGTACGAGGTCGATCTGGCCGGGCCGCTGTTGCTGCTCGTCGGCGGCGAGAAGCGCGGCGTGGCCCGCGCGCTGCGCCAGAGCGCCGACGCCCTCGTCAGCATCCCCTATGGCCGTGATGTGGACTATGCCCTGGGCACGGCGGGGGCCGCGGCCGTGCTGGCCTTCGAGGTCTTGCGGCAGCGGCGCGCCCGCGGCTGA
- a CDS encoding SurA N-terminal domain-containing protein: MAKKQQTPKESEAEQRQSRKELLIARKHERQLRNIRIAAIVIGVMIALVIGIAVVNELFLTPNRAVATVGQTQITLREWQERVKFERAQRVIFLENQLAAFGGDVGIVQQFGGSVINELYDPETMGQDVLNTMADEVVICEAVEERGIEINEADVQAKIGESYSFYGEGVSPTQQPEPTATVQPTPSLTPIPTAVITDVVPTLTPFPTPTTGPAATPLPTATPVPEEEFLTQYGEFIAQLNNLGVQEPIYRQVVRAQLCRERLTEALTEEQALPRLAPHASLFFLAASTEEAANEMQGLIETDGFLPTWNGIVSRPADPAATEQPETDAFELLWRTQSNLEASIGAEIATAAFTLDIDQPSEIFTVDNGDGTSSYYQFMVSGREERELSDNEFQTAQQEAVQSYVDERLTGNLQINDMWRGRVPTLPVLDAKFLASATATPEIETVPTLAPVPAEGE, translated from the coding sequence ATGGCCAAGAAACAGCAGACACCCAAAGAAAGCGAAGCCGAACAACGCCAATCGCGCAAGGAACTATTGATTGCGCGCAAGCACGAGCGGCAGCTGCGTAATATTCGTATCGCGGCGATTGTCATCGGCGTCATGATCGCGCTGGTGATCGGTATCGCCGTGGTCAACGAGCTATTCCTGACCCCCAACCGGGCCGTTGCCACGGTGGGGCAGACCCAGATCACCCTGCGCGAATGGCAGGAGCGGGTCAAGTTCGAGCGCGCCCAGCGCGTCATCTTCCTGGAGAACCAACTGGCGGCATTCGGCGGCGACGTCGGCATCGTCCAGCAGTTCGGCGGCAGCGTCATCAACGAGTTGTATGACCCCGAAACGATGGGCCAGGACGTGCTGAACACGATGGCCGACGAAGTGGTCATCTGTGAGGCGGTCGAGGAACGCGGCATCGAAATTAACGAGGCCGACGTCCAGGCCAAGATCGGCGAGTCCTATAGCTTCTATGGCGAAGGTGTCTCCCCGACCCAGCAGCCGGAGCCGACGGCCACCGTTCAGCCTACTCCCTCGCTGACGCCCATCCCGACGGCGGTCATCACCGACGTTGTGCCCACCCTGACTCCCTTCCCCACGCCGACCACCGGCCCCGCGGCCACGCCGCTGCCCACGGCGACGCCCGTGCCCGAAGAGGAGTTCCTGACCCAGTACGGTGAATTCATCGCCCAGTTGAACAATCTGGGCGTCCAGGAGCCGATCTATCGTCAGGTGGTGCGCGCCCAGTTGTGCCGCGAGCGGCTGACCGAGGCGCTGACCGAGGAGCAAGCCCTGCCGCGCCTCGCGCCCCATGCCAGCCTGTTCTTCCTCGCCGCCTCGACCGAAGAGGCGGCCAATGAGATGCAGGGCCTCATCGAAACCGATGGCTTCCTGCCGACCTGGAACGGCATTGTCAGCCGCCCGGCTGACCCGGCGGCCACCGAGCAGCCGGAAACCGACGCCTTCGAGTTGCTGTGGCGCACGCAGAGCAACCTGGAAGCCAGCATCGGCGCGGAGATCGCCACGGCGGCCTTTACACTGGATATCGACCAGCCGAGCGAGATCTTCACCGTCGATAACGGCGACGGCACCTCCAGCTACTACCAATTCATGGTCAGTGGCCGCGAGGAACGCGAGTTGAGCGACAACGAGTTCCAGACGGCCCAGCAGGAGGCAGTACAGAGCTACGTTGATGAGCGGCTGACCGGCAACCTGCAAATCAACGATATGTGGCGCGGCCGTGTGCCGACGCTGCCGGTGCTCGACGCCAAGTTCCTGGCCTCCGCGACGGCCACGCCGGAGATCGAGACCGTGCCGACGTTAGCCCCGGTGCCTGCTGAAGGCGAGTAA
- the rpsR gene encoding 30S ribosomal protein S18: protein MQAPNRPNRRFRPTKRVCQFCVERTEIDYKAVDLLSRYVNEFGRMRPRRQTGTCAKHQRHLAREIKRARHIALLPFVSD, encoded by the coding sequence ATGCAAGCACCCAACCGTCCTAACCGGCGTTTTCGGCCGACCAAGCGCGTCTGCCAGTTCTGTGTCGAACGGACCGAGATCGATTACAAGGCGGTCGATTTGTTGAGCCGCTACGTCAATGAGTTCGGCCGCATGCGCCCCCGCCGCCAGACCGGCACCTGCGCCAAGCACCAGCGCCATCTGGCCCGCGAGATCAAGCGCGCCCGCCACATCGCCTTGTTGCCGTTCGTCTCCGATTAA